In a single window of the Thunnus maccoyii chromosome 7, fThuMac1.1, whole genome shotgun sequence genome:
- the LOC121900745 gene encoding forkhead box protein Q1-like produces MKLEVFSAHHFVQKPLELCMDAEGGVPSPLSGDELGSDGDCVANSPAPVTQGGDGSKGKPYTRRPKPPYSYIALIAMAIRESSSGRLTLAEINDYLMKKFPFFRGSYTGWRNSVRHNLSLNDCFLKVLRDPSRPWGKDNYWMLNPHSEYTFADGVFRRRRKRIAKRPSKEQESPDILSEDTRLPAPEERVGAKFSSSFAIDSILSKPFKRREDIHVDAETPGPRLYWPPGAHILPYTLNYPAQHTYLSEVGYSSIEPSRDALTYLQQTTPGMTGPEAAPHALKMPNKAHGFHIDSLLS; encoded by the coding sequence ATGAAACTTGAAGTTTTCTCTGCGCACCACTTCGTGCAGAAGCCGCTGGAGTTGTGCATGGACGCAGAAGGGGGAGTCCCCTCTCCTCTGTCCGGGGACGAGCTGGGGTCGGACGGGGACTGCGTGGCCAACAGCCCGGCACCTGTCACTCAAGGCGGCGACGGTAGCAAGGGGAAGCCCTACACCCGCAGACCAAAACCCCCTTACTCCTACATCGCCCTCATCGCCATGGCCATCCGGGAGTCCAGCAGCGGCCGGCTCACTCTGGCAGAGATCAACGACTACCTGATGAAGAAGTTCCCGTTCTTCCGCGGCAGCTACACCGGCTGGAGGAACTCGGTGCGCCACAACCTGTCACTCAACGACTGCTTCCTCAAAGTGCTGCGGGACCCGTCCAGGCCCTGGGGCAAGGACAACTACTGGATGCTCAACCCGCACAGCGAGTACACCTTCGCTGACGGGGTGTTCCGCCGCAGGAGGAAGCGCATCGCCAAGAGGCCGTCCAAGGAGCAGGAGAGCCCGGACATCCTCAGCGAGGACACCCGCCTACCCGCACCGGAGGAGAGGGTGGGGGCCAAGTTCTCCAGCTCCTTCGCCATCGACAGCATCCTCAGCAAACCCTTCAAACGGAGGGAGGACATCCACGTAGACGCAGAGACTCCCGGCCCCCGGCTCTACTGGCCCCCAGGGGCCCACATACTGCCCTATACTCTGAACTATCCGGCACAGCACACCTACCTGTCAGAGGTGGGGTACAGCAGCATAGAGCCCAGCAGGGATGCACTCACATACCTCCAGCAGACAACACCGGGCATGACCGGACCCGAGGCCGCCCCCCACGCGCTCAAGATGCCCAATAAGGCGCATGGTTTCCATATAGACTCTCTGCTGTCATAA